Proteins from one Sabethes cyaneus chromosome 2, idSabCyanKW18_F2, whole genome shotgun sequence genomic window:
- the LOC128734243 gene encoding alpha-N-acetylglucosaminidase: MTLFHLVPTVFVMFAILQGLNGIPNFKAHILKHVISKTSQNDQKNAAMEVISRILPQQAMYFKVNIDNRMQLNSFRIEKSEETDGIVYITSSSGVAATKGFHYYLKYYCGCHVSWDGDQLDLPEVLPSVNETVEAPSSIIYYQNVCTWSYSFTWWTFSEWRRHIDWMALQGITLSLAPFQEDLWSELYSEYNITQHDIDNHLAGPGFFAWQRMGNIRGWGGPLTANFKTFSSMLQLRIVQQMRRLGMIVALPAFAGHLPVQFKQLFPQSKISSVPAWNKFPTQYASPAFLDPVDPLFQEIGTKFLEKAISRYGTDHIYFSDPFNENQPHTASARYLSEAAAGIFGAMTKADPVAVWLLQGWMLVKNPFWSDRAIRAFLTAVPTGRMLVLDLQSEQFPQYTRTQSFHGQPFIWCMLSNFGGTLGMLGSVDIVFQRIQETRSDENFTMLGTGITPEGINQNYGLYEFALEMGWIRNLTNADQWFRTYATVRYGSDVERLQDAWSIFKATVYNFKGLELMRGKYTFNRRPSLKLAPWVWYNETLFNEGVKLLLYANSSNALYKADVVDVTRQVLQNTADRLYLNIKESYHTKNLTSLRLYSSMFRELLLDIDRLLSTDRHFLLGSWLQSAKALGQTSLERQKYEFNARNQITLWGPQGQIIDYANKQWAGMVLDFFLPRWSLFLQELESALETNATINDTKIKNKIFRLIELPFTTDNKIYPAEAQGNALETARELFSVWNKKAENLEQLPKHVLNTKKRSRKNGS; this comes from the exons ATGACCTTGTTCCACTTGGTCCCTACGGTATTTGTGATGTTTGCTATCCTGCAAGGTCTCAACGGGATACCCAACTTTAAAGCTCATATTCTTAAACATGTTATAAGTAAAACAAGCCAAAATGATCAAAAAAACGCAGCGATGGAAGTGATTAGCCGAATTCTTCCCCAACAAGCCATGTACTTCAAAGTTAACATCGATAATCGTATGCAGCTTAATTCATTTAGg ATAGAAAAATCTGAAGAAACCGACGGAATCGTTTACATTACCAGTTCCAGTGGTGTGGCGGCAACTAAAGGTTTCCACTATTATTTGAAGTATTACTGTGGATGTCATGTTTCCTGGGATGGCGATCAGTTAGATTTACCAGAGGTTTTACCGTCAGTAAACGAGACGGTTGAAGCTCCTAGCAG CATAATTTACTACCAAAACGTATGTACATGGTCCTACTCGTTTACCTGGTGGACTTTCTCTGAGTGGCGCCGTCACATCGATTGGATGGCTCTGCAAGGAATTACGCTTAGTCTAGCACCGTTCCAGGAAGATCTGTGGTCGGAGCTGTACAGTGAATACAATATCACTCAGCACGATATTGACAATCACCTTGCTGGTCCGGGATTTTTTGCCTGGCAAAGAATGGGTAACATTCGTGGATGGGGTGGTCCCTTAACAGCAAATTTTAAAACTTTCTCTTCCATGCTGCAGCTGAGAATCGTTCAGCAAATGCGCCGCCTGGGTATGATAGTAGCCCTACCAGCGTTTGCAGGCCACTTACCAGTTCAGTTTAAACAGCTCTTTCCACAGTCGAAAATATCGTCCGTTCCCGCCTGGAACAAATTCCCGACTCAGTATGCTAGCCCGGCATTTTTAGACCCAGTGGATCCTCTTTTCCAAGAAATCGGAACAAAATTTCTGGAAAAGGCAATTTCCCGCTATGGAACAGATCACATATATTTCAGTGACCCGTTCAACGAAAATCAGCCGCATACCGCCAGCGCAAGATATTTGTCAGAAGCAGCGGCCGGAATTTTCGGAGCAATGACGAAAGCTGATCCAGTTGCCGTTTGGTTACTGCAGGGATGGATGCTGGTGAAGAATCCATTTTGGAGTGATCGTGCTATTCGGGCCTTTCTGACGGCCGTCCCAACTGGTCGAATGCTGGTGTTGGATCTGCAGTCGGAACAATTTCCACAATATACCAGGACACAGTCTTTCCATGGACAACCATTCATATGGTGCATGCTAAGTAATTTTGGAGGAACACTTGGAATGCTCGGTTCCGTCGATATCGTATTCCAAAGGATTCAAGAGACAAGAAGTGATGAGAATTTCACGATGCTAGGAACTGGAATAACACCGGAAGGAATTAATCAGAACTATGGTCTGTACGAGTTTGCACTGGAGATGGGCTGGATTCGGAATCTGACCAATGCAGACCAGTGGTTCAGAACGTACGCTACGGTTCGGTATGGAAGTGACGTTGAAAGACTGCAGGATGCATGGAGTATATTCAAAGCAACGGTTTACAACTTCAAAGGTTTGGAGCTGATGCGGGGCAAATACACCTTCAATCGACGACCGAGCCTGAAGCTAGCTCCATGG GTATGGTACAACGAGACTTTATTTAACGAAGGCGTTAAGCTACTACTTTATGCAAACTCATCTAACGCTCTCTACAAAGCAGACGTCGTTGACGTTACACGCCAAGTTCTTCAAAATACTGCTGATCGGCTTTATCTCAACATCAAGGAATCATACCATACTAAGAATTTAACGTCGCTGCGATTGTATTCTAGTATGTTCCGCGAGCTTCTACTGGACATTGACCGCCTGCTCTCGACTGATCGACACTTTCTACTGGGTAGTTGGCTCCAGTCGGCCAAAGCTCTGGGACAAACAAGCCTGGAAAGGCAAAAGTACGAGTTTAACGCTCGGAACCAGATCACGCTCTGGGGTCCGCAGGGTCAAATCATTGACTACGCCAACAAGCAATGGGCCGGTATGGTGCTCGACTTTTTCCTGCCCCGCTGGAGTTTATTTCTTCAGGAACTTGAGTCAGCTTTGGAAACCAATGCAACCATAAATGatactaaaataaaaaataaaatatttcgccTGATTGAGTTACCGTTTACAACCGATAACAAAATATATCCGGCTGAAGCACAAGGAAATGCACTTGAAACAGCTCGAGAGTTGTTTTCCGTTTGgaacaaaaaagcagaaaatttaGAACAACTGCCCAAGCACGTATTAAATACGAAGAAACGGTCCAGAAAAAACGGAAGCTAA
- the LOC128734244 gene encoding uncharacterized protein LOC128734244, whose protein sequence is MAKIRDLPEEIVIFIFSFLKLRDRKTASRVSRLWNRLAFTDRPMRTISLHVADYLDPKQCRILLKSKRCYRNLTLEWTESSKLHHIVDVLEKFGPELNSLKLSTYVITPLVLVRFLLKAPKLNELIIEGCFCSEGFELFPTFKNIRVLELTQRGFEDEVCRIIPRMFPNVTSLDLVAAENVAFDLILHYGKQLKCLHVLLECSHFVQFCSLNCLENLRRIHVYWPQPADYKLSVECFQQMELLESASLTGALNETTFNSICNKWQHLEHLCINVQSMKAATFGKIAQLSKLRTLKIQGSIREGNFLKDVQLPKISHLILDGISTSLNFYVHLASFVPNVRYLKIYDHTFENAHLRLLCTTLVSLRALSLDYCYQVKDDGFQFLGNLTNLIELQCWSIPISENAFVKFPKCPNLRTFSVGGSGWITNRTILDIPSVFPNLTELQIVDCSKVDEDTMWTVQKQLKKCSVVKLEKPELDRYSEAAWQKCW, encoded by the exons ATGGCAAAAATAAGAGATTtgccggaggaa ATAGTTATTTTTATCTTCAGTTTTCTGAAATTGCGTGACCGAAAAACAGCATCCCGTGTGTCGCGACTATGGAATCGACTGGCCTTCACGGATCGACCGATGCGAACGATTTCTCTTCACGTTGCTGACTACCTGGACCCGAAGCAGTGCAGAATCCTGCTTAAAAGCAAACGCTGCTATCGTAATCTCACGCTGGAGTGGACGGAATCTTCCAAACTGCATCATATTGTAGATGTACTGGAAAAATTTGGTCCGGAATTGAATTCGCTAAAGTTGTCGACGTACGTAATTACCCCTTTGGTTCTCGTTCGATTTCTACTCAAAGCGCCTAAATTGAACGAGCTCATCATTGAGGGCTGTTTCTGCAGCGAAGGTTTTGAATTGTTTCCAACGTTCAAAAACATACGAGTGCTGGAGCTAACTCAGCGTGGATTCGAAGATGAAGTGTGCCGAATAATCCCGCGGATGTTCCCCAACGTAACGTCGTTAGATTTGGTAGCTGCGGAGAATGTTGCATTCGATTTGATATTGCACTACGGAAAGCAGCTGAAATGTCTCCATGTGCTGCTAGAATGTTCTCATTTTGTACAGTTTTGTTCCCTGAATTGTTTGGAGAATTTACGTCGAATACACGTGTACTGGCCGCAACCAGCCGATTACAAGCTTTCGGTAGAATGTTTTCAGCAAATGGAGCTACTAGAGAGTGCCTCTCTGACTGGAGCGTTGAATGAAACAACTTTTAATTCTATATGCAATAAATGGCAGCATCTGGAGCATTTGTGTATCAACGTACAATCTATGAAAGCTGCTACGTTTGGCAAAATAGCACAGCTGAGTAAGTTGCGCACATTGAAAATTCAGGGGTCCATAAGGGAGGGGAATTTTTTGAAAGACGTTCAGTTACCCAAGATAAGCCATCTAATTCTGGATGGCATTTCAACGAGTCTTAACTTTTATGTACATCTGGCAAGTTTTGTGCCCAATGTGCGCTACCTGAAAATCTACGACCACACCTTCGAAAATGCTCATTTGCGCCTGCTGTGTACAACTCTAGTGTCTCTTCGTGCGTTATCACTGGATTACTGTTATCAG GTAAAGGATGATGGATTTCAGTTTCTGGGAAATTTGACAAATCTCATCGAGCTGCAATGCTGGTCAATACCCATATCAGAGAACGCGTTTGTCAAATTTCCTAAATGTCCAAACCTGCGTACTTtcagcgtaggtggaagtggatgg ATTACGAACAGAACGATACTGGATATTCCCTCTGTTTTCCCAAATCTAACAGAGCTGCAAATAGTCGACTGCTCCAAAGTCGACGAGGACACAATGTGGACCGTTCAAAAGCAATTGAAAAAATGTTCGGTGGTTAAACTGGAAAAGCCCGAACTAGATAGATATAGCGAGGCTGCTTGGCAAAAGTGTTGGTGA
- the LOC128738502 gene encoding gamma-aminobutyric acid receptor-associated protein-like, with amino-acid sequence MKFIYKEEHPFEKRKQEGDKIRRKYPDRVPVIVEKAPKARIGDLDKKKYLVPSDLTVGQFYFLIRKRIHLRPEDALFFFVNNVIPPTSATMGSLYHEHHEEDYFLYVAYSDENVYGSAN; translated from the coding sequence atgaaattcatCTATAAAGAGGAGCACCCGTTCGAGAAACGCAAGCAGGAGGGCGACAAAATACGTCGCAAATATCCCGACCGTGTTCCGGTAATCGTTGAGAAGGCACCGAAAGCTCGCATCGGAGATCTGGACAAGAAGAAGTATCTGGTTCCGTCGGATTTGACGGTCGGCCAGTTTTATTTTCTGATCCGGAAGCGCATCCATCTGCGGCCTGAAGATGCTTTGTTCTTTTTCGTAAACAATGTCATTCCACCGACGTCTGCCACAATGGGATCGCTGTACCATGAACACCACGAAGAGGATTATTTCTTATATGTTGCCTATTCTGATGAAAATGTTTATGGATCTGCTAACTAG
- the LOC128738501 gene encoding uncharacterized protein LOC128738501, whose amino-acid sequence MNLKALPPELIWNVLDNLTNLQDRKRASLVCKKWNRMVFNSKSLRDVSLRICTKVSSLEQLETEELIERMFDVMTRSKRNYVNIEFFHVNFERSAVRELLFFVVQLCCDSIECLRFTNCHGLRRSELWQILELLPRLRELIVSGGIYYDNLGNDVSVCKLNRLESLTLDIGDDCRLYNDFASNASNVECLNIRTINGCVDLRDVAATRRFSQQLKALSFSTNRYYNQAEFSEMSLSQLTKLELKVSGYVWPDLFKQLKLLKELKLEASINDEVIAAICSTSSKLKRLNLLSSGLVECKKFNMMARLEDLEELQIRGIYKYSWRHVSFSKLSRLYLDNVGTDFTNFLKDLTSLRSLEIHDTKLKNEQLIKITLNSRTVERLELAFCSKISDKGFKHLMDMTSLRELRLWGIQVSKNIDERFVCPRLQNIIFYFNDFIDDCTLNALALRLPQLKQLVLYDCYRISPQGVTELRKTLSSCKVLELYRGDELPPELIAETQIYYRNAEFPNGVLKQELPFQWY is encoded by the exons ATGAACCTGAAAGCGCTACCACCGGAATTAATTTGGAATGTGCTAGATAACCTAACCAACCTGCAAGATCGTAAACGCGCTTCTCTGGTATGCAAAAAATGGAATCGGATGGTGTTTAATTCGAAATCACTGCGCGATGTGAGTCTGCGGATCTGTACGAAGGTCAGCAGCTTAGAACAGCTGGAAACAGAGGAGCTAATTGAGCGGATGTTTGATGTGATGACGCGGAGCAAGCGGAACTACGTCAACATAGAATTTTTCCATGTTAATTTTGAACGTTCGGCGGTCAGGGAGTTATTGTTTTTTGTCGTGCAGTTGTGTTGTGACTCTATTGAGTGCTTGCGTTTTACCAATTGTCATGGATTGAGACGAAGCGAGCTGTGGCAGATCTTGGAGCTGCTTCCCCGCTTACGGGAGCTTATTGTTTCCGGAGGTATTTACTACGATAATCTGGGAAACGACGTCAGTGTGTGTAAGCTGAATCGTTTAGAAAGTTTGACGTTGGACATCGGAGATGATTGTCGGCTCTACAATGATTTCGCTTCAAATGCATCGAACGTGGAATGTTTGAATATTCGTACGATTAATGGATGTGTCGATCTTCGAGATGTTGCGGCAACAAGACGTTTCAGTCAGCAGCTTAAAGCATTGTCTTTTTCTACAAACCGTTACTACAATCAAGCGGAGTTTTCAGAAATGAGCCTCTCGCAGTTGACTAAATTGGAACTAAAAGTATCCGGTTATGTTTGGCCTGATCTCTTCAAACAATTAAAGCTCCTCAAAGAGTTAAAACTTGAAGCCAGTATTAACGATGAAGTAATAGCTGCGATATGTTCTACATCCAGCAAACTGAAGAGACTCAATCTTCTATCGTCAGGTTTAGTAGAATGTAAAAAGTTCAATATGATGGCTCGCCTAGAAGATCTCGAAGAACTGCAAATAAGAGGCATTTACAAGTATAGTTGGAGGCATGTGTCTTTCAGCAAACTCTCACGTTTATATCTTGACAATGTTGGTACAGATTTCACCAACTTTCTTAAAGATTTGACCAGCTTGAGATCGCTGGAGATACATGACACCAAGCTAAAAAACGAACAGCTGATTAAAATAACTTTGAATTCACGCACAGTGGAACGTTTGGAGCTGGCTTTCTGTAGCAAAATTAGTGATAAAGGATTTAAGCATTTGATGGACATGACAAGTCTCAGGGAGCTTCGCCTGTGGGGAATTCAAGTTTCCAAAAACATAGATGAAAGATTTGTTTGCCCGCGGTTGCAGAACATAATATTTTATTTCAACGATTTT ATAGATGACTGTACATTGAATGCGCTGGCCTTACGCCTACCCCAGTTGAAGCAGCTTGTCCTGTACGACTGTTACCGGATAAGTCCACAAGGGGTAACCGAGCTGCGCAAAACATTGTCCAGTTGTAAGGTTCTCGAGCTGTATCGTGGTGATGAACTACCTCCGGAATTAATAGCCGAAACACAAATCTATTATCGAAATGCTGAATTTCCCAATGGAGTCCTGAAACAAGAATTACCTTTCCAGTGGTATTGA